ACGCGCGCCGGGTAGGTGCGTGGCGTCTCGGGCGTGTCGAGCTGCTGATCCGCCGCGACCACGTGCGAGCCACCCTCGACCATGAAGTTGAACTGATCGGTGAGGCCGTACGCGTAGTGCAGCGAGAGGCCCGCGCCCACGCTCGCGGTCGACTTGTCGGCGACGTTGAGCACCGCGAGCGCCGGAGAGAGCCCGAGGTGGTGCTGCTTCTCGAACGCGTGGGCCGTGCTCGGCGCGAGCGCACCCACGGCGAGCGCCGCGAGCACGAGGACTTTGGAGGCGAACCCTCGAGACATCACGCTCCCTCGCTTAGCACGACGCCCGCGCTCCGCTCACGGAACCCGAAGGCCCGGCCGGCGTCGCGACGGGTCGCCGTGTGTAAGTGTTCGAATTTAATGGCGTTTACTTCTTCGCGAGCTCGGCGTCGATCACGCGCCGGAACTTGCGGAAGGCCTGGGCGCCCGAGATGAACGTGCCGTTCACGACGAAGCCCGGGGTGCCCGAGATGCCGGCCGCCTGCGCCGTGGCCTGGTCGGCCTTGATGCTCGCGAGGTGCACGTGGCCGTCGAGCGCGCGCCCGAACTTGCCCATGTCGAGGCCCATGCTCTTCGCGTACCCCTCGAGCGCGGGGCGCTTCAGGCCATCGGGGCGCCCGTGCCCGTCGAAGATGAGCCCGTGCATCTTGAAGAACCCGGCCGAGCCCTTCTGCGCGCCGGCCTCGAGGGCGGCCTCGGCGGCGAGCTCCGCGTCTTGGTGGAACGAGAGCGGGAGGTTCCGCCACTCGATGCGCACGTCCTTGGGGTACGCCTTGAGGAGCTCGTCCATCGTGGGCTCGGCGCGCTTGCAGAACGGGCACTGGAAGTCCGAAAACTGCACGATGGTGACCTTGGCGGTCTTCGGGCCGCGCGAGTAGGCCTTCGGATCGAGCGCCACGGCCTTGTGCTCGACGGGCTTCGTCTTCAGCACCGCGGTCTTCTGGAGCTCCGTGTACACGGCCTCGGGGGAGATGCCGGTGGCCACGAGGGCCTCGGCCTTCTTGAGCTCGACGTCGATGAGCTCCCGGAATTTGTCGAGCGGTTGCGCGCCCATGAGCCTCCGGCCGTTCACGAAGAAGTGCGGCGTCCCCGCGGCGTCGACGTCGTCACCGGCGTCCTCGTCGGCGAACACGGCCTTCTTGTGCGTGCCCTGCGCGAGCGCGCGCTTCATCTTCGCTTCGTCGAGGCCCGCGGCCTTGGCCGCCGCGAGGAGGTCCGGGTCCTCGAGCTTGGGCTGGGCGTCGAAGAGCCGGTCGTGCATGTCCCAGAAGCCCGCGTCGCCCTTCTGCGCGCGAGCCTCACGCGCGGCGAGGGCCGCGGGGAGCGCGCGCTTGTGGAACGGCAGGGGCATGTCCTTCCACACGATGCGGAGCTTGTCGCCGTAGATCGTGCGGAGCTGCTGGAGCGTGCCCTCGATGCGCTTGCAGAACGGGCACTCGAAGTCCGAAAACTCCACGAGCGTGACGAGGGCCGTCTTGGGCCCGCGCGCCGGCGAGCCGTCCACGGGGACTTTGTAGGTCGCCGTGTCCACGGGCTCGTCGTCGTCGTCGTCGCGCGGGGCCTTGAAGGAGGCCTTGGAGGCCGCGACGTACACGCGGTCACGCGCGGTCCCTGCCGCGACGAGCGCCTTGGCCTTCGCGAGCTCCTCGGTCACGACGGCCTTGAACTTCTCGAGCGGCTGCGCGCCTCCGAGCGAGACGCCGTTGATGTAGAAGGCGGGCGTCCCGCTCACGCCGATCTTGCGACCGAGCTCGATGTCGCGCTCGACGCGAGGCGCCCAGCGCCGGTCGCGGAGCCCGTCTTCGATCACGCGGCCGTCGGCGCCCACGGCCTCGGCGAGCCTGCGCGGCGAGTCGTCGTTGAAGCCGCCTTGGGCCTGCATGCGGGACTGGGCCTCGAACACGGCGCGCTGGTACCGGAAGAACGCCTGCGGGCCCATGAGCTCGTTCACGCCGGCCCCGGCCTCGGCGAGCGCGCGCGCGTGCGCGTGGAAATCGAGCGGGTAGTTTTTCCAGACGATGCGCACCTCGTCGTGCCCGAACGACTCACGCAGCGCCTCGAGCGTGTTCGCCGCGCGTGAGCAGAAGGGGCACTCGAGGTCCGAGAACTCGACGATCGTCACGAGGGCCGTACGCTCGCCCTCTTGGGCGTCGTTCGCGAAGACGGGCACGGGCGAGTCGGCGTCGTCGGTCATCGCGACGCGCGGCGGCTCTCCCCGCGACGGATCCACGGCGAGCCCCGGGCCCTCTTTTTTGGGCTCGAGCGTGACCGCGGTGTTCCCCTTGGGGCCGCCGAAGCAGGCCGTGAGGAGCATCAAGAGGAAGACCAGGAGGCGGCGTTTCGCGATCGGCATGCTTCTACAAAAAGGCGAACGCCCTCGCGGGGTTACCGGAGGGCGTCCTGGGGTCGCGGCGCGGCTATCCGCCCCGCGTGTCGCTCACGTCACTTGGCCTCGGCGAGGGCGCGATCGATGAGCTTCTTGAACTTCGGGTACGGCTGCGCGCCGCTCACGAAGTACCCGTTGATCACGAACGCGGGGGTGCCGTTGATGCCGGCCTCGGTGCCGGCCTTGTCGTCGGCGTCGACCTTGGCTTTGTGCGTGCGGTTGTCGAGGGCGGCCTTGAACTTGGCCATGTCGAGCCCGAGCTCTTCGGCGTACTTCTCGAGCGCCTCGCGCTTCAGGCCGTCCTTCTCGCCTTGGTTCTTGAAGAGCTTGTCGTGCATCTTCCAGAAGGCGTCGTTGCCCTTCTGCTTGAGCGCCTCTTCGGCCGCCTCGCTGGCGAGCGGCGCGTCGGGAGTGCATCGGGAGGGGCTTGTGGCGCCAGACGAACTTCACCTTGTCGCCGTAGTTCTTCATGATCTCCGCGACCTGCGGCTCGACGCGCGAGCAGAAGGGGCACTGGAAGTCCGAGAACTCCTGGATGACGACCTTCGCGTCGGCCTTGCCCTTGAAGGCGGTGCCGGCGGGAGGAGCCGCGACGTTCTTCTTCTCCGGCTCGGGCGCGCCCTTACCGTCCTTGATGAGCGTGTCGTAGAGATCCTTGGCCGCGACGCCCTTCTTGAGCATGTCGTCGGTCTTCTTGATCTCCTCGTCGATGATCTTCTCGAACTTGTCCGCCGGCTGCGCGCCCACGAGGCGGCGGCCGTTGATGAACATGTGCGGGGTGCCGCTCGCCTGGACGTCGTCGGCGAGCTCGGTGTCGGCGTCGATCTCTTTCTTGTACTTGTGGGTCTTGATCGCGTCCTTCACCTTGTCGACGTTGAGCTTCAGGTCGGCGGCGACCTTCTCGAGGTCGGCGTCCTCGAGCTTGGGCTGCGACTCGAAGAGCTTGCCGTGCGCCTCCCAGAAGCCGGCGTCACCCTTTTGGGCGCGGGCCTCGAGCGAGAGCTGCGCGGCGGGCTCGGCGCGCGGGTGGAACGGGAGCGGCTCGTGCTTCCACACGACGCGGACCTTGTCGCCGTACTTCTCGCGGACCTGCTTGATGGTCGGCTCGACGCGCTTGCAGTAGGGGCACTGGAAGTCCGAGAAGATCGCGATGGTGACCTGCGCGTCCTTCTTGCCGAGGATGGGCGAGGTGCCGACGGGGACCTTGAAGACCGTCGTCGTGTCCTCTTTCTCTTCCTCTTCCTCCTTCGGGGGAGGCGCGTTCTTCTTGTTCTCCTTCGACATCTCGACGTAGACGCGGTCCTTGGCCGTGCCCGCGGCGATCTTCGCCTGGGCCTTGCCGAGCTCCTTGTCGATCGTCTCCTTGAACTTGTCGAACGGCTGCGCGCCCGAGAGGAGCACGCCGTTGATGAAGAACGCCGGGGTGCCGTTCACGCCGGCCTTCTTGGCGACCTCGTGATCCTCGTCGACCTTCTTCGCCCACTTGTGCGAAGCGATGCCCGCCTTGAACTGCGCCACGTCGACGCCCGCGTCCTTGGCCCACTTCTCGTAGCTGTCGGGCGAGAGCGACTGCTGGTTCTTGAACGCCGTGTCGTGGAACTTCCAGAACGCGTCGTTGCCCTTCAGCGCGAACACGCCCATGGCCGCCTCGGCCGCGGGCTTCGCCTTCTCGTGGAACGAGAGGGGCTCGTTCTTCCAGATGAGGCGCACCTTGTCGGGGCCGTAGGTGGTCTTCACCTGGTCGAGCGTGGGCTCCACGCGCGAGCAGAAGGGGCACTGGAAGTCCGAGAAGATGACGACCGTGACGGGAGCCTCGCGCTTGCCCCACATGGGGTCCTTGCTCGAGACCGGCACGGGCGACTCTTCGTCGCTCCAGGTGGCGCCACCTTGGGCGTTGTCCGCCGTGATCGCGCCGCCCTGCTTGAGGCGGTAGTTGTCGTATCCCCACATCACGCCGGCGCCGGCCATGAAGCAGAGGATGAAGCCGATGATGGCCGCGCCGGTGTTCATACCGCCGCCGCCGGACTCGAACGGGTGCGCTTGCGGCGCAGCCTTCGCGTCCTTCTTTTCTTCCTTAGCCATATTCTTGATTTCCTTTGGATAATTGACGAGAGACGGGGCGCCCTCGGGGGCCGCGTGGTGCGCGGATCTCGAGGTGCGCCGAAGTGGGAGAGCGCGCTCGGCGCTCCTGTGCGCGGGGACCGAGCCGTGTCGGTCGCGGGCCGCGTGAGCGAGGTTCGATGCCCATCGGCGAAGGCCACGACGTCACGCGAGGGCGTGGCAGTGGACTTCGGGCTTAGGCGCGAGCTCGGCTCAGGCCGCGCGAGGGGGGCGCTCGACGGACGTGTGCACGCCCGCGCTGCCCGAGCGGACCTCGGCAGCGATGGGGACGAACAACGCCGAGGGCGGCGCGGGCGCGACTCGCGGAGGTGCCGGCATGCACGCCTCGGTGACCGAAGCCACGGACTCGATCGCGCCGCGTGGGACGAGCTTCGCGATGTCGAGCGCGGGGCCGTCGTCGTCTTCACCCGCGGCGAGCGCGAGCTCTTCGTCGTGGAGCGCGGGGGCGTTGGCGAACGTGGTCGCGCAGCGCATGTCGCAGAGGGGGGCTCGCGTCTCGGCGGCCACGTGGGTGGGCTCTTCGCCGCGTGGGCTCATGGGCGCCACGGCTGCGCTCGACACGAGCCGCACCACCGAAGCCTCGGCAGCGAACGCCGGCGCCGCGACGAGCCACGACGCGAGGGCGGCACACACGCCGAGCACGCGCATCAGCGCGAGGCGGAGCGCGCGGTGCCGCGCGATGCCCGTGCCCAGGCCGATGTCGAGGCGAGCCCTCACGCCGCACACTGTGCATCTCGGAGCCGGTCTCTGGCAAGCCGGGCGGCGACGAAACCTCGGGAGCGGGCCCGGAACATGCCGGCGCGGAAGGAGAAATCAGCTTACGTATCGGGCCCTTACGGGTCCACGGGCCCGTACTGACAGGTCTCGAACGGGGGTCGGCAGAGGCGGAGATCGGGGAGGGCGAGGCCCGAGCCTTCGGGGGCGTCGGGGCTGGGCTCACCGCAATAGGCGACCGTGTCGACCACGGAGTAGCGGCCCTCGGCGAAGCGAAGCGTGAGGATCTGCGCACCGACGTACTCGCCCGCGCCGGCGATGGCGTGCAGCAAGGGGAAGCCTTCGGTCGGGTAGCCGGGCACCTCGGTGACGTCGGCCTGGAGCTCGAAGGCCCCGAGCTCGCGGGTGCATCCCTTGTAGGTGGCGACGAGTCGGCGGCGGCACGCGTCGTTCGCGCTCGGCACGTTGACGAGCTGCTTCGTGGCGTCGAGCACCTCGATGCCGGGGTTGCATCCGCCCGTGGTCGGCGGAGGGCTCGTGATCGGGGTGATGCACGGAGGCGGCGGCACCTGGGTGCGCTTCGGGGCATCCTTCGGGGTGGTGACGACCACGGTCTCGGAGGGGCTCCCCCCGCCGCGGGTGTCGAAGGCGCGGACGCGGAGCTCGAGCCTGTCGTCGGGGCGCAGCCCGTGGATGGCGAACGTTCGATCGCCGGGGTTCGCGAGCCCGGCCCGAACGCCGCGGTCGCCGTGGACGGTGAGCACCTCGAAGCCGTTCACGGGCGCGCTCCCCGGAGGCCAGGCCCACGTGATCGCCACCGCGTACGGGCTCACGGCGCGGGCCACGACCCCGCTCGGCGCAGGAAGCGGTGGGCCGCTCGCGGCCGCCTCCGCGTCGGCGTCGGACGGGCCGGCATCCTGCACGACGAGGCTCGCGTCCGTCTTCGGCGGCTCGACGACGACGCTGGTCGTCTTGGCCTCCGGCCCGCGGCAAGCCACCCAGAGCCCGAGCCCGATCACGGCGACCCCGGCGGTCTTATGTGTAGAATGCATGCGTGCGCCTCGGCGAGGGCGTCGCGTCAGCCGCCCGTGGTCGCGTCGCGAGCGTCGGCGCCGGCGTCTTGGGGAGGCGCGACGGTGGCGTCGCGTCGAGGGGGCTCACCGCCGGCCTCGGGGGTGGGGAGGGGAGGGCTCGAGGCGTCCTCGAGCACCTCGATGACGTCGCCGGCGGCGTCGCTGGGGCTCCCCGGATCGATGTAGTCGTGGCACGCGGAGAGCGCGTTCGACGCCGCCATGGAAAGAGCCGCGACGGCTGCGAGCACGGCCCAGATACGGCCCCTCCATGCGCGTTTCATGGGCTCACCGTATCAGAGGTCTTGTCCGGGTGGGGCGCTTCGCGTGACCTCTTTCGTGCCGACACCTTCGCGGCCACGAGACCTACGGTCGCGCCCAGGAGCGCGCCTGCGGTGACGTCGAGCGGAAAATGCACACCGAGAACGACACGGGACAACGCGACGAGCGCCGCGGCCGTCGCCAAGAGCGCCGTGCGGAAGGGTCGCCTTCGGTCGGCGAAAAACGCCGCGAAACAGGCGCTCCCCGCGGCGTGACCGCTCGGGCACGACGGATCGTGGGGCGGCGGTAGGCCGAGCGCGCGGACGCCCTCGACGGCGAGGTAGGGGCGCGATCGACCGAGCCCGTGTTTGGCCGCGAAGACGAGCAGGGCGGTCAACGCGATCGCGGCGAGCAGGTGGAGCACGGTCTCGCGCGAGCGCCGCGAGAGCGCGAACGGCACGATGCCGACGAGGCCGTACCCTCCGCCGACGATCGA
The sequence above is a segment of the Myxococcales bacterium genome. Coding sequences within it:
- a CDS encoding outer membrane beta-barrel protein, with the translated sequence MSRGFASKVLVLAALAVGALAPSTAHAFEKQHHLGLSPALAVLNVADKSTASVGAGLSLHYAYGLTDQFNFMVEGGSHVVAADQQLDTPETPRTYPARVDHVGVGVGYVLDVLRWVPYFGVLGQTFVLSGGTLESSKVAVGVALAAGLDYQIGRHFAVGLAVRQGFLATELSTYPSYTLAQIRAEYVWGY
- a CDS encoding thioredoxin domain-containing protein, whose product is MPIAKRRLLVFLLMLLTACFGGPKGNTAVTLEPKKEGPGLAVDPSRGEPPRVAMTDDADSPVPVFANDAQEGERTALVTIVEFSDLECPFCSRAANTLEALRESFGHDEVRIVWKNYPLDFHAHARALAEAGAGVNELMGPQAFFRYQRAVFEAQSRMQAQGGFNDDSPRRLAEAVGADGRVIEDGLRDRRWAPRVERDIELGRKIGVSGTPAFYINGVSLGGAQPLEKFKAVVTEELAKAKALVAAGTARDRVYVAASKASFKAPRDDDDDEPVDTATYKVPVDGSPARGPKTALVTLVEFSDFECPFCKRIEGTLQQLRTIYGDKLRIVWKDMPLPFHKRALPAALAAREARAQKGDAGFWDMHDRLFDAQPKLEDPDLLAAAKAAGLDEAKMKRALAQGTHKKAVFADEDAGDDVDAAGTPHFFVNGRRLMGAQPLDKFRELIDVELKKAEALVATGISPEAVYTELQKTAVLKTKPVEHKAVALDPKAYSRGPKTAKVTIVQFSDFQCPFCKRAEPTMDELLKAYPKDVRIEWRNLPLSFHQDAELAAEAALEAGAQKGSAGFFKMHGLIFDGHGRPDGLKRPALEGYAKSMGLDMGKFGRALDGHVHLASIKADQATAQAAGISGTPGFVVNGTFISGAQAFRKFRRVIDAELAKK
- a CDS encoding fibronectin type III domain-containing protein, translated to MHSTHKTAGVAVIGLGLWVACRGPEAKTTSVVVEPPKTDASLVVQDAGPSDADAEAAASGPPLPAPSGVVARAVSPYAVAITWAWPPGSAPVNGFEVLTVHGDRGVRAGLANPGDRTFAIHGLRPDDRLELRVRAFDTRGGGSPSETVVVTTPKDAPKRTQVPPPPCITPITSPPPTTGGCNPGIEVLDATKQLVNVPSANDACRRRLVATYKGCTRELGAFELQADVTEVPGYPTEGFPLLHAIAGAGEYVGAQILTLRFAEGRYSVVDTVAYCGEPSPDAPEGSGLALPDLRLCRPPFETCQYGPVDP
- a CDS encoding phosphatase PAP2 family protein, with product MHDIDESLLFLVYRADPTPPWLYLMVGMSIVGGGYGLVGIVPFALSRRSRETVLHLLAAIALTALLVFAAKHGLGRSRPYLAVEGVRALGLPPPHDPSCPSGHAAGSACFAAFFADRRRPFRTALLATAAALVALSRVVLGVHFPLDVTAGALLGATVGLVAAKVSARKRSREAPHPDKTSDTVSP